One Coffea arabica cultivar ET-39 chromosome 5c, Coffea Arabica ET-39 HiFi, whole genome shotgun sequence DNA window includes the following coding sequences:
- the LOC113722275 gene encoding uncharacterized protein → MIDIFAALHYSEERQVTFAVFQLEGAARSWWNMIRMKWDREQTLRTWVNFVRDFNAKYFPPLVQEKREDEFIRLRQGTQSVAEYESQFTRLSKFAPELILTEQRRVRRFTQGLNVEIQKDLAVAQIHTFSDAVEKALRVENARLQVRNFQVKKRGFSASSSTQGDKGTPPKFGRGAGGGRQPGMTRGTPPRGSHNGRGPQKSTSQGSSASVARGPCGFCGKPNHTEDNCWRKERRCLRCGSAEHQIANCPVLPREARATTQSSKANSGQSKVEGTKPKVPARVYSLEQQQVPDSSGVVEGERKLLGNLISLAIKGYDVILGMDWLAKYDAQLDCKRKVVEFRIPGEATLRLDVRGSLASSALISGIRARKFLYRGAQGFLAFLINTPTDKLRVEDVPTLYAKFSKCEFWLEKISFLGHVISKEGITVDPAKVEAVAEWKRPENPTEIRSFLGLAGYYRRFIKDFSKLAGPLTDLTKKNGRFVWDTRCETSFQELKRRLTRAPVLALPSGKDSFTVYTDASKEGLGCVLMQNKNVIAFASRKLKTHEQNYPTHDLELAAVVFALKKWRHYLYGITFEVYSDHKSLKYLFSQKELNMRQRRWMELLEDYDCTINYHPGKANVVADALSRKAQVAGLMVKEWEMLGAASEWNPRLGCKKITFGNIRVTSTILDRIKEAQEKDPMVQKWKEKVEKKALPDFNLGPEGILRYRNRVVVANDENLKREILEEAHRSKYTIHPGSNKMYQDLRRLYWWDKMKREIAQYVQTCLICQQVKAEHQKPSGLLQPLEIPEWKWENITMDFVSGLPRTQKGHDAVWVIVDRLTKSAHFLPVNVKDSLDKLARLYLNEIVRLHGVPVSIVSDRDPRFVSRFWQKFQEHLGTKINLSTTYHPQTDGQSERTIQTLEDMLRTCILDFGGNWGQHMTLVEFAYNNSFHSSIQMAPYEALYGRKCRSPIYWDEVGEKKVLDPTTIPWMEDAQEKVKLIRQRLQTAQSRQKSYADNRRKDLEFEVGDRVFLKITPLRSVTAGRGKKLQPRFVGPYKILQRVGKVAYRLELPPSLARIHDVFHVSMLKKYYPDPTHIVRPEEIELNKALTYEERPVQLLDRRIKELRNKQIPLVKITAFSEVVEKAQRVENARLQVRNLQAKKRGFSGNSSGQRDKSTPPKFGRGTGEGRMPGMSRGVPSGGGQVRRGQRGGFHRGPASASRGPCGYCGKPNHMGDTCWKKEGKCLRCGSVYHQLATCPVLSQDGRGSQQLTRTNSEPTKVEGTKPKIAARVYSLEPQQVPDSSEVVEGTIPVFHRFTKVLVDPGATHSFVNPNFMCGIDIKPASLSYDLEVSTLTGDHHLVTSIVYKDCEVWVGERKLLRDLISLSIKGYDIILGMDWLARYNAQLDCKRKVHYKKIVH, encoded by the exons atgatagatatttttgccgccctacaCTACTCAGAGGAGAGACAGGTTACTTTCGCTGTCTTTCAATTGGAAGGAGCCgcgcgttcttggtggaatatgATACGCATGAAATGGGACCGGGAACAAACCCTAAGAACATGGGTAAATTTTGTGAGGGACTTCAACGCAAAATACTTTCCCCCTCTAGTCCAAGAAAAAagggaggacgagtttattaggctccgccaagggACTCAATCAGTGgctgagtacgagagccagtttactcgTTTATCCAAGTTTGCCCCTGAACTCATTCTGACGGAGCAAAGGAGAGTTCGGCGTTTTACTCAGgggctcaatgtggaaattcaaaaggatctggcggtagcccagatCCACACTTTTAGTGACGCCGTGGAGAAAGCTTTGCGAGTTGAAAATGCAAGGCTTCAAGTAAGGAATTTTCAGGTGAAAAAACGGGGGTTCTCTGCGAGTAGTTCGACCCAAGGGGATAAAgggacccctcccaagtttggaagaggAGCCGGTGGAGGAAGGCAACCGGGGATGACACGAGGGACTCCGCCGAGGGGTAGTCACAATGGACGGGGCCCGCAGAAGAGCACCTCACAAGGAAGTTCGGCCTCAGTTGCACGCGGACCCTGTGGATTTTGTGGAAAACCAAACCACACTGAGGACAACTGTTGGAGGAAGGAGAGAAGATGCTTGCGCTGCGGGAGTGCAGAGCATCAAATAGCTAACTGCCCAGTGTTACCTCGGGAGGCGAGAGCAACCACTCAGTCGTCGAAGGCCAACTCGGGACAGTCCAAGGTAGAAGGGACAAAGCCAAAGGTGCCAGCTCGGGTTTACTCCCTTGAGCAACAACAAGTCCCTGATTCCTCTGgggttgtagaag gagagagaaagctTTTAGGGAATCTTATAAGTTtggccattaaggggtacgacgttatattgggtatggactggctagctaaGTACGATGCACAGCTCGATTGTAAGAGAAAAGTAGTGGAATTTCGTATACCGGGGGAGGCGACCTTAAGGCTAGATGTAAGAGGtagtttagcctcatctgcattgatttcgggtattcgggctagaaaatttcTGTACAGAGGGGCCCAAGGGTTTCtagcttttcttataaatactccCACTGATAAGCTGAGGGTTGAGGATGTGCCTACT ctatacgccaaatttagtaagtgtgaattttggctggagaaaatctctttcttagGACATGTGATTTCAAAAGAAGGTATTACAGTAGACCCCGCGAAAGTAGAGGCGGTGGCtgaatggaagaggccagaaaatcccactgaAATTCGcagtttcttagggttggctgggtactaTAGACGCTTTATTAAAGACTTTTCTAAACTGGCCGGccctttaaccgacctgacgaagaaaaacggtcgttttgtgtgggatactaggtgtgaaaccagttttcaggagttaaagcGAAGGTTAACCAGAGCTCCTGTTTTGGCCTTGCCTAGTGGGAAGGACAGTTTCActgtttataccgatgcttcgaaggaaggtttggggtgtgtgttaatgcaaaataagaatgtgattgcctttgcctctaggaaactaaaaacccatgaacaaaactaccctacccatgacttggagttagctgctgtggtctttgctctgaaaaagtggagacactatcttTACGGGAttacctttgaggtttattcagaccataagagtcttaagtacctgttctcccaaaaagagttgaatatgaggcaacgtcggtggatggaactcttagaggattatgactgcacgatcaactaccatcctGGTAAGGCTAACGTAGTAGCGGACGCCCTAAGTCGGAAGGCTCAAGTAGCCGGGTTGATGGTCAAGGAGTGGGAGATGTTAGGAGCAGCTAGTGAGTGGAACCCTAGATTGGGATGTAAGAAAATAACTTTTGGGAATATTCGGGTAACCTCTACTATTCTTGATCGAATTAAAGAAGCCCAAGAGAAGGATCcgatggtacaaaagtggaaggaaaAGGTAGAAAAAAAAGCATTACCTGATTTCAATTTGGGTCCTGAAGGGATTTTAAGATATAGGAATCGAGTAGTGGTGGCCAATGATGAAAACCTGAAAAGGGAAATtttagaggaagcccatcgatcgaaatacacgatccatcctggtagtaataagatgtaccaagacctgcgacggttgtactggtgggataagatgaaaagagagattgctcaatatgtccaaacctgtctgatttgccagcaagtcaaggctgaacaccaaaaaccctctggactgttacaacctcttgagatacccgaatggaagtgggaaaatatcacgatggactttgtttctggattgccaagaactcaaaaaggacatgatgccgtttgggtgatcgttgatcggttgaccaaatcggcccatttcttacctGTGAATGTGAAAGATTCCCTGGATAAACTGGCTCGGTTGTACctgaatgaaattgtgaggttacatggggttccagtgagtatagtttcagaccgagatcctcgttttgtatcaaggttttggcaaaaatttcaggagCACTTAGGGACCAAAATTAACCTTAGTACAACTTATCacccccagacggatggacagtcggagcgaacaattcaaaccctcgaggatatgttacgaacgtgtattctagattttgggggtaattggggccaacatatgactttagtagagtttgcctataataatagtttccattcgtccattcaaatggcaccatacgaagctctctacggacgaaAGTGTCGTTCGCccatttattgggatgaagtgggggaaaagaaagttctagatccaacaaccattccttggatggaggatgcgcaagaaaaggttaaattgatccgtcaaagactccaaacagctcaaagccgacaaaagagctacgcagataaccgaaggaaagatttggagttcgaagttggagaccgtgtcTTCCTTAAGATCACGCCACTACGAAGTGTCActgcgggtagaggaaagaaacttcaaccacggtTCGTGGGGCCTTACAAAATTCTTCAACGAGTTGGAAAAGTAGCGTACCGACTCGAGTTGCCACCAAGTTTAGCTCGGATTCATGACGTTTTCCATGTCTCGATGTTGAAAAAGTACTATCCTGACCCAACCCACATCGTGCGACCAGAGGAGATTGAGTTAAATAAGGCACTCACTTACGAAGAGAGACCTGTACAACTACTCGATCGAAGGATTAAGGAACTGAGGAATAAACAAATTCCATTAgtaaag ATTACCGCCTTTAGTGAGGTAgtggagaaggctcaacgagtGGAAAATGCCAGGCTGCAAGTGAGAAATTTGCAGGCGAAGAAGCGAGGATTTTCTGGAAACAGTTCGGGGCAGCGGGATaagagtacccctcccaagtttggacggGGGACTGGAGAAGGAAGGATGCCGGGAATGTCACGAGGGGTCCCGTCAGGAGGTGGCCAAGTTAGGAGAGGTCAAAGAGGAGGTTTCCACAGAGGCCCGGCTTCTGCATCTcgcggaccttgcgggtattgcggaaagccAAACCACATGGGGGACACttgctggaagaaggagggaaaatgtctgcgttgcggaagtGTATACCACCAACTTGCCACTTGTCCGGTTCTATCACAAGATGGAAGGGGGAGCCAGCAACTGACGAGGACCAATTCCGAACCGACTAAGGTGGAAGGGACTAAACCTAAGATAgcggctcgagtgtattcactggagccacaacaggtccccgattcttCGGAagttgtagaaggtacgattcctgtatTTCACCGATTTACGAAAGttttagtagatcccggtgctACTCATTCATTTGTCAACCCCAATTTCATGTGCGGAAtagatataaaacctgctagtttatcATATGACCTGGAAGTTAGTACTCTTACGGGGGATCATCATTTGGTCACTAGTATAgtttataaggattgtgaagtttgggtaggagagaggaaatTGTTAAGGGATTTGATAAgcctgtccattaaggggtatgatatAATCTTgggcatggactggttagccaggtATAATGCTCAACTTGATTGTAAGAGGAAGgtacactacaagaaaattgttcattag